One window from the genome of Hydractinia symbiolongicarpus strain clone_291-10 chromosome 1, HSymV2.1, whole genome shotgun sequence encodes:
- the LOC130644192 gene encoding cytochrome P450 4V2-like encodes MWTSIMLQLIITFIVIIFTTCLLLNLFWKYHISKLSFIPSAPHFPWLGTAPYLHKKPHLMFQQILQYSKKYGNLYIVWFAHIPAIFSSTVEYSEAVLGSKDMLKKSTLYWPLLEWLGTGLLTSYGSKWKQRRRAITPTFHFTILNDFVEIFTRQAESLVSRFDLKCNTGKAIDIQFPVSLAVLDVICETAMGVKTNAQESSNSDYAKAVFSLNGHLQKRQWNPWLWPKFIYQLTQSGKNYYKDLKILHDYTVSVINKRIESRKAADATTGDVPQKKAFLDMLLDLYDKGEIDVEGIREEVDTFMFEGHDTTAAGLSWIIYLLGRYPKVQEKLHQEIDKIEEKSGCLIDKLKECKYLDYVIKEGLRLHPPVALFARVLEQDTKIDGHIVPKGTEIGVFVKALHLNPKYWNEPEKFNPDRFGEDSFSKRNPYIYVPFSAGSRNCIGQKFAMLEEKIFLYHIMSKFRVESVQKECEVEESFEIIHRSTNGLWIKFFSR; translated from the coding sequence ATGTGGACATCAATTATGCTTCAACTTATAATCACATTCATTGTGATTATTTTCACCACATGTTTACTTCTTAATCTTTTTTGGAAATACCATATTTCAAAGTTATCCTTCATCCCAAGTGCACCCCATTTTCCATGGCTTGGAACAGCACCATACCTACATAAGAAGCCACATTTAATGTTTCAACAAATACTGCAGtattcaaaaaaatatggcAACCTCTATATCGTTTGGTTCGCCCATATACCAGCAATATTTTCTTCTACAGTTGAATATTCCGAAGCTGTACTCGGTAGCAAAGATATGCTaaaaaagtccactttgtatTGGCCTTTGTTGGAGTGGCTTGGAACTGGATTGTTGACAAGTTATGGAAGCAAGTGGAAACAGAGAAGGAGAGCAATTACACCAACATTTCATTTCACCATACTGAATGATTTTGTGGAGATATTTACACGCCAGGCGGAATCGTTAGTTTCCAGATTTGACTTAAAATGTAACACTGGAAAAGCAATTGATATCCAGTTTCCTGTCAGTCTGGCTGTCCTAGACGTTATCTGTGAGACTGCAATGGGTGTTAAAACCAACGCCCAAGAAAGCTCCAATTCAGATTACGCCAAAGCAGTGTTCTCCCTAAACGGACATCTACAGAAGCGGCAATGGAATCCATGGCTTTGGCCCAAGTTTATTTATCAACTTACACAGTCTGGAAAGAACTATTACAAGGATTTAAAAATTCTGCATGACTATACCGTAAGCGTCATTAACAAACGCATCGAATCCAGAAAAGCAGCAGATGCCACAACTGGTGATGTGCCGCAAAAAAAGGCTTTCCTGGACATGCTACTCGACTTGTACGACAAGGGAGAGATTGATGTTGAAGGAATTCGAGAAGAAGTGGATACATTCATGTTTGAAGGACATGATACTACTGCTGCAGGATTGAGTTGGATTATCTATCTACTTGGAAGGTATCCCAAGGTTCAGGAAAAACTGCATCAGGAAATTGACAAAATAGAGGAAAAGAGTGGATGTCTTATTGATAAATTAAAGGAATGCAAGTATTTAGATTATGTGATAAAGGAGGGGTTGAGGTTGCATCCACCTGTTGCTCTTTTTGCCCGAGTGCTTGAGCAAGACACAAAGATCGACGGTCACATTGTACCTAAAGGCACTGAAATTGGAGTCTTTGTTAAAGCCTTGCATTTGAATCCAAAATATTGGAATGAGCCAGAAAAATTTAACCCAGATCGTTTTGGCGAGGATAGTTTCTCAAAAAGAAATCCGTACATTTACGTTCCATTTTCAGCTGGATCTCGAAATTGCATCGGTCAAAAATTTGCCATGttggaagaaaaaatatttctgtatcACATCATGTCTAAGTTTCGTGTGGAGTCTGTGCAAAAGGAATGCGAAGTGGAAGAATCTTTTGAAATTATTCACAGATCTACAAATGGACTCtggataaagtttttttctagataa
- the LOC130644200 gene encoding uncharacterized protein LOC130644200 codes for MKEAVRYFRNFFTAVAISVIILSPYWLYKRSQVSIELVIKSENVFLQKNNDPPSLKTAEGTTRKPSPVNLCSNDMKDEPGSWILSYSLNARRTKNATKRISVLATEAANSATYHDWMLRVYHDGSLPNKTQHVLTKIHKNLRFCDVRKILLLGNISHLKRNFWRLLPIGDSTVDVTCVRDVDSPLLNREFDAVEQWLESEKLFHCMRDSPQESKRITSHGFCFRNYKNNTVTEIVFQELISNHEKIDEDLLDEHVWPLVKTDAIQHDSYQCTKFPQSHAFPSRRLTRTSGFVGCKRPCSNSVPPCPEECRPKKHQDWSYC; via the coding sequence ATGAAAGAAGCAGTACGTTACTTTAGAAACTTTTTTACCGCTGTTGCGATTTCTGTGATTATTCTATCACCATATTGGTTGTACAAACGGTCACAAGTTTCCATTGAGTTAGTAATCAAGTCTGAAAATGTCTTTCTACAAAAGAACAATGATCCACCATCTTTAAAAACAGCAGAAGGCACCACACGTAAGCCAAGTCCGGTGAACCTTTGTTCAAATGATATGAAGGACGAACCAGGCTCGTGGATTCTGTCTTATTCTTTGAACGCTCGAAGAACAAAGAATGCAACCAAACGAATTTCTGTCCTTGCAACTGAAGCTGCTAATTCAGCTACCTACCATGACTGGATGCTGCGTGTGTACCATGATGGAAGTTTACCAAACAAAACGcagcatgttttgacaaagatACACAAAAATTTACGTTTTTGTGATGTTAGGAAGATCTTGTTACTTGGCAATATATCACATTTGAAACGCAATTTTTGGAGATTGTTACCAATAGGCGATAGTACTGTTGACGTGACATGCGTGCGAGATGTTGACAGTCCTTTACTAAATCGTGAATTCGACGCTGTAGAGCAATGGCTGGAAAGCGAAAAGTTATTTCACTGTATGCGAGATTCTCCGCAAGAGTCGAAGAGGATAACGAGTCACGGATTTTGCTTTCgtaattacaaaaataacactgtCACGGAAATAGTCTTTCAAGAATTAATATCGAATCACGAGAAAATTGATGAAGATTTACTTGACGAGCATGTTTGGCCTTTGGTAAAAACAGACGCAATACAGCACGACTCCTATCAATGCACGAAATTTCCACAATCTCATGCTTTTCCCAGCAGGAGGCTGACAAGAACAAGCGGGTTTGTTGGATGTAAACGACCATGTTCCAACAGCGTTCCGCCATGCCCTGAAGAATGCAGACCAAAAAAACATCAAGACTGGTCCTATTGCTAG